Proteins encoded in a region of the Diospyros lotus cultivar Yz01 chromosome 9, ASM1463336v1, whole genome shotgun sequence genome:
- the LOC127809855 gene encoding signal recognition particle 14 kDa protein — protein sequence MVLLQTDPFLNELTNMFEHNTEKGSVWVTFKRSSLKSKVQKNKMASAGNEIEYRCLVRATNGKKTISTSVGPKDHQRFQASYATILKARMTALKKRERKDKRKAADADKKQKGSKKQATA from the exons ATG GTACTTCTACAAACTGACCCATTTCTAAATGAGCTAACTAACATGTTTGAGCACAACACAGAGAAAGGCTCAGTTTGGGTTACTTTCAAACGCT CATCATTGAAGTCAAAGGTTCAGAAAAACAAGATGGCATCAGCTGGCAATGAAATTGAATATAGATGCCTCGTTCGTGCAACCAATGGCAAGAAAACCATTTCAACTTCG GTGGGGCCAAAGGATCACCAACGATTTCAAGCTTCCTATGCAACTATTCTGAAGGCCCGGATGACTGCCTTgaagaagagggaaagaaaagacaaaagaaaagctGCAGATGCAGataagaaacaaaagggttcaAAGAAGCAAGCTACTGCTTAG
- the LOC127809856 gene encoding cytochrome b-c1 complex subunit 6-1, mitochondrial has product MADDDLADPKKYLEDSCKPKCVKPLLEYQACIKRIEGDETGSKHCTGQYFDYWSCVDKCVAPKLFPNLK; this is encoded by the exons AT GGCGGATGATGATCTTGCTGATCCAAAGAAGTACCTTGAAGATTCTTGCAAGCCAAAATGTGTGAAACCTTTACTTGAATATCAG GCATGCATAAAAAGGATCGAGGGCGATGAAACTGGGAGCAAGCACTGCACAGGACAGTATTTCGATTATTGGTCTTGTGTTGACAAATGC GTTGCGCCCAAGCTATTTCCAAATTTGAAGTAA